From Eriocheir sinensis breed Jianghai 21 chromosome 16, ASM2467909v1, whole genome shotgun sequence, a single genomic window includes:
- the LOC126999578 gene encoding class E basic helix-loop-helix protein 23-like codes for MMSSASFPYPAVLGVQHLMGGDVRPGHPHSHARRPVHDPPPPYYPRDAHHAQPRDAQPPGRDSMAQLRHDLLGLGRGGGSSRGMAQDTGGSGPAVAAAAAGAAGRENLAFPREVSSLHALEVSRGGNIENQDPASPLVKEERDGREELSGGSGTEEDSGGPGRPPPSLGSSTRKVRQQKHIRLSINARERRRMHDLNDALDELRAVIPYAHSPSVRKLSKIATLLLAKNFIMMQNNAIEELRRAVTYLNQPGAHLPHLPPALAFDTGTAAAAAAAMPADQGASAFPRLSAPQQPAAAAAAAAAAANSQQPAKLQEPPFLDHSPPYKTQS; via the coding sequence ATGATGAGCAGCGCCTCCTTCCCGTACCCCGCCGTGCTGGGCGTGCAGCACCTTATGGGCGGCGACGTGCGCCCCGGCCACCCGCACAGCCACGCCCGCCGGCCCGTGCACGACCCGCCGCCGCCATACTATCCCCGCGACGCCCACCACGCCCAGCCCCGGGACGCGCAGCCCCCGGGTCGCGACTCCATGGCCCAGCTGCGACACGACCTGCTGGGACTAGGGCGCGGCGGCGGGTCCTCACGGGGCATGGCTCAAGACACGGGCGGCAGCGGGCCTGCTGTTGCGGCTGCTGCTGCCGGGGCCGCGGGGCGCGAGAACCTCGCCTTTCCGAGAGAGGTGAGCAGCCTGCACGCCCTTGAGGTGTCGCGGGGGGGCAACATCGAGAACCAGGACCCCGCGTCGCCGCTGGTGAAGGAGGAGCGCGATGGCCGCGAGGAGCTGAGCGGCGGATCCGGCACGGAGGAGGACAGCGGCGGTCCAGGCCGCCCGCCGCCCAGCCTCGGCTCCTCCACCAGGAAGGTCCGTCAGCAGAAGCACATCAGGCTCTCTATTAATGCGCGAGAGCGGCGACGGATGCACGACCTGAACGACGCGCTGGACGAGCTACGGGCCGTTATCCCGTACGCCCACTCGCCTTCCGTCAGGAAGCTGAGCAAGATCGCCACGCTGCTGCTCGCCAAGAACTTTATCATGATGCAGAACAACGCCATCGAAGAGCTGCGCCGCGCCGTCACCTACCTCAACCAGCCCGGCGCCCACCTGCCGCACCTGCCGCCCGCCCTCGCCTTCGACACGggcactgccgccgccgccgccgccgcaatgCCTGCCGACCAGGGTGCCTCCGCCTTCCCCAGGCTGTCGGCGCCCCAGCagccagcagcggcggcggcggcagcggcagcagcagccaaCTCGCAGCAGCCCGCCAAGCTGCAGGAGCCGCCCTTCCTCGACCACTCGCCCCCCTACAAAACGCAGTCGTAa
- the LOC126999582 gene encoding uncharacterized protein LOC126999582 — MTMQIAVVVLVLVGSVTAWPINSPDLKIAGTRDVFVGRCGEAGDVTILPSETLNVILNAPDSTEDCEILLRVSIKDDHLTKYGLQVSGHLRLEDDDCSASSLVLQDNDDETDEAAISETFCGTSPVSYNTVEDVVIFTFLHRGHGREEAGGSDGLAVTVAPKLVCGGVVPSNATLTIPDYSFQAPYVCNWRLVPGEGQRTRVTFQEFSLKPPRKQKCTSDCLYFVPADMEHYCGTQLLDSTKELPGQNLMSLRVNSATTKFSCTVEYIDAE, encoded by the exons ATGACCATGCAG atcgcggtggtggtgctggtgctggttgGGTCTGTGACGGCCTGGCCAATCAACTCACCTGACCTCAAAATAGCAG gcACAAGGGACGTGTTCGTAGGGCGGTGCGGGGAGGCCGGGGACGTCACCATCCTCCCCAGCGAGACCCTCAACGTCATCCTCAACGCCCCTGACTCGACCGAGGACTGTGAGATCCTTCTTCGGGTGTCCATCAAG gacgaCCACCTCACCAAGTACGGCCTCCAAGTCTCGGGTCACCTGCGACTTGAGGACGACGACTGCTCGGCCTCGTCTCTCGTCCTTCAGGATAACGACGACGAGACAGACGAAGCCGCCATTTCAGAGAC ATTCTGCGGCACCAGCCCGGTCAGCTACAACACAGTGGAGGACGTGGTCATCTTCACCTTCCTGCACCGGGGCCATGGCAGGGAGGAGGCGGGTGGATCGGATGGGCTAGCTGTTACCGTGGCCCCGAAACTGGTGTGCGGGGGTGTGGTGCCGTCCAATGCCACCCTCACCATACCGGACTACAGCTTCCAGGCGCCCTATGTCTGCAACTGGCGTCTCGTG CCCGGTGAGGGGCAGAGGACCCGTGTCACCTTCCAAGAGTTCAGCCTGAAGCCGCCCAGGAAGCAGAAGTGCACCTCGGACTGCCTCTACTTCGTGCCGGCCGACATGGAGCACTACTGCGGCACTCAGCTCCTCGATAGCACCAAGGA ACTGCCGGGCCAGAACCTGATGTCTCTACGTGTGAATAGCGCCACCACGAAATTCAGCTGCACGGTGGAGTATATAGACGCTGAGTAA
- the LOC126999583 gene encoding transmembrane protein 192-like has product MQANADHQQVAVGVENATTNGTGDQEVLVVGQRHEHYPLPIIPALYCKVLLLVVLPVGGFLLPVFHADGSKMDTFSGLQYLHVCLWAVVMLLTWYIKGEHKNSRILGYHDFYNSTRHLHRTTFYIMSGSNVLLMVLGSLVRDYCLGGATARCSVNISLSPVNYQQIIFLLEVFIAVPFVIKHIVMVVRFNVVAAPPDTLAEDLALRLSGPESYVGVRGPSSLEWVLERQADLLQVLRHRNALLTHQVYTLTQQLEESHA; this is encoded by the exons ATGCAAGCCAATGCAGACCACCAG CAAGTGGCTGTTGGGGTGGAGAATGCCACCACCAATGGCACGGGTGACCAGGAGGTGCTGGTGGTAGGGCAGAGGCATGAACATTACCCTCTGCCCATCATTCCTGCCCTATACTGCAAAGTGCTGCTCCTG GTTGTGCTTCCTGTGGGCGGCTTCCTCCTGCCTGTGTTCCATGCTGACGGCTCAAAGATGGACACCTTCTCTGGCCTCCAGTACCTGCATGTGTGTCTGTGGGCCGTGGTCATG CTTCTGACGTGGTACATCAAGGGCGAACACAAGAACTCTCGCATCCTGGGCTACCATGACTTCTACAACTCCACCAGGCACCTCCACCGCACCACCTTCTACATCATGAGTGGAA GCAATGTCCTCCTGATGGTTCTTGGCTCCTTGGTGAGGGACTACTGCCTGGGCGGGGCCACAGCAAGGTGTAGCGTTAACATCTCTCTGTCACCCGTCAACTACCAACAGATCATCTTCCTGCTGGAGGTGTTCATAGCTGTTCCCTTTGTCATCAAGCAcattg tgatggtggtgaggttcaACGTTGTTGCCGCACCCCCAGACACACTTGCCGAGGACCTTGCTCTCAGGCTATCCGGCCCGGAGTCCTACGTCGGGGTCAG gggCCCCAGCAGCCTGGAGTGGGTGCTGGAGAGACAGGCCGATCTTCTGCAGGTTTTAAGGCATCGCAACGCTCTCTTAACGCACCAGGTCTACACACTCACACAGCAGCTGGAGGAAAGCcatgcctaa